A portion of the Lolium rigidum isolate FL_2022 chromosome 1, APGP_CSIRO_Lrig_0.1, whole genome shotgun sequence genome contains these proteins:
- the LOC124684337 gene encoding uncharacterized protein LOC124684337: MILLCVCGKEEKVVGEQKAPGSCPYCGGVVTATDVEAKWVLCFLPLCLKNKRRFSCTACNRRLVTYPAILHD; the protein is encoded by the coding sequence GTGTGCgggaaggaggagaaggtggtgggcgAGCAGAAGGCGCCGGGGAGCTGCCCCTACTGCGGCGGCGTGGTGACGGCCACCGACGTGGAGGCCAAGTGGGTGCTCTGCTTCCTCCCGCTCTGCCTCAAGAACAAGCGCAGGTTCTCCTGCACCGCATGCAACAGGCGCCTCGTCACCTACCCCGCCATCCTCCATGACTAG